The following are from one region of the Leucobacter sp. Psy1 genome:
- the aceE gene encoding pyruvate dehydrogenase (acetyl-transferring), homodimeric type — translation MNAPFDSSAPGTRQTTDTDPQETAEWVESIEGVLTSGGPGRASALLARMRERIEESGGISGPSDPSSIVTDYVNTIPASADARYPGDEAAERRYRAWIRWNAAVMVHRAQHPSVGGVGGHIATYAGAATIYETGFNHFFRGKNHPGGGDHVYFQGHASPGMYARSFVEGRLTEDHLDGFRQEKSRAGHGLPSYPHPRLLPEYWEFPTVSMGIGPMNAIYQAQANRYLQARGIKDTSDQHVWAFLGDGEMDEPESRGMLQLAANDGLDNLTFVINCNLQRLDGPVRGNAKIMQELEGFFRGAGWNVIKVVWGREWDDLLARDHDRALVDLMNSTPDGDFQTYKAESGAFVRDHFFGRDPRTAKLVEDYTDDQIWNLRRGGHDYRKMFSAYQAAMAHRGQPTVILVKTVKGYKLGPSFEGRMASHQMKKMTLQDLTEFRDLLRIPISDAELGKDVYRPPYYRPEAGSAELEYMLERRRALGGAVPERRSKYTQIELPDAKAYELAKKGSGAQQAATTMAFARILREILRDKNMGHRVVPIIPDEARTFGMDAYFPTAKIYNPKGHTYMSVDRELLLAYKESATGQILHVGINEAGAVAAFTAAGTSYATHGEPLIPVYVFYSMFGFQRTGDSFWAAADQMTRGFVIGATAGRTTLMGEGLQHGDGHSPLLASTNPAVVSYDPAYGYELAHIVRSGFERMYGGEHPDPNVMYYLTVYNEPISQPAEPEGVDVEGILRGMHRVAQAGGGSIPAQVLASGVAVPWAIEAQRILAEEWDVAADVWSVTSWSELRREALDADEAVLHERAPREPYVTQRLRESSGGPVVAVSDYMRAVQDQIAQFVPQRFLSLGADGFGFSDTRAAARRFFRIDVESIVVRTLEALALDGVIAADVPARAAEQYRLQDVNAGHTGNSGGDA, via the coding sequence GTGAACGCACCCTTCGACTCCTCCGCTCCAGGCACCCGACAGACCACCGACACGGATCCGCAGGAGACCGCGGAGTGGGTGGAGTCGATCGAGGGCGTGCTCACGTCGGGCGGACCAGGGCGGGCCTCCGCGCTGCTCGCCCGCATGCGGGAGCGGATCGAGGAGTCCGGGGGGATCTCCGGCCCCTCGGATCCCTCCTCGATCGTGACGGACTACGTCAACACCATCCCGGCCTCGGCCGACGCCAGGTATCCGGGCGACGAAGCGGCCGAGCGCCGGTACCGGGCGTGGATCCGGTGGAACGCCGCCGTCATGGTGCATCGGGCACAGCACCCGTCGGTGGGCGGGGTCGGCGGGCACATCGCCACCTACGCCGGTGCGGCGACGATCTACGAGACCGGCTTCAATCACTTCTTCCGCGGGAAAAACCACCCGGGCGGGGGCGACCACGTCTATTTCCAGGGACATGCCTCACCCGGCATGTACGCTCGATCGTTCGTCGAGGGGCGTCTGACCGAGGACCACCTCGACGGCTTCCGTCAGGAGAAGTCGCGAGCCGGGCATGGTCTGCCGAGCTACCCGCACCCGCGTTTGCTGCCCGAGTACTGGGAGTTCCCGACGGTGTCGATGGGCATCGGCCCGATGAACGCCATCTACCAGGCGCAGGCGAACCGCTACCTCCAGGCGCGCGGCATCAAGGACACCTCCGATCAGCACGTCTGGGCGTTCCTCGGCGATGGCGAGATGGATGAGCCTGAATCGCGCGGCATGCTCCAGCTCGCCGCGAACGACGGACTCGACAACCTGACTTTCGTGATCAACTGCAACCTGCAGCGCCTCGACGGGCCGGTGCGCGGCAACGCGAAGATCATGCAGGAGCTCGAGGGCTTCTTCCGGGGCGCCGGATGGAACGTCATCAAGGTCGTGTGGGGCCGTGAGTGGGACGACCTGCTCGCCCGCGATCACGACCGCGCGCTCGTCGACCTCATGAACAGCACGCCGGACGGCGACTTCCAGACCTACAAGGCGGAGTCTGGCGCGTTCGTGCGCGACCACTTCTTCGGTCGGGATCCCCGCACCGCGAAGCTCGTCGAGGACTACACCGATGACCAAATTTGGAACCTGCGCCGGGGCGGCCACGACTACCGCAAGATGTTCTCCGCGTACCAGGCGGCGATGGCGCACCGCGGACAGCCCACCGTGATCCTCGTGAAGACGGTGAAGGGCTACAAGCTCGGTCCGAGTTTCGAGGGCCGCATGGCGTCGCACCAGATGAAGAAGATGACGCTGCAGGATCTCACGGAGTTCCGCGACCTGCTGCGCATCCCGATCTCCGACGCCGAACTCGGCAAGGACGTCTACCGGCCGCCCTATTACCGGCCTGAAGCAGGATCAGCCGAACTCGAGTACATGCTCGAGCGGCGCCGCGCACTCGGCGGAGCCGTACCCGAGCGACGGTCGAAGTACACCCAGATCGAGCTGCCGGACGCGAAGGCGTACGAGCTCGCGAAGAAGGGTTCTGGTGCGCAGCAGGCGGCCACCACCATGGCGTTCGCCCGCATCCTCCGCGAGATCCTGCGCGACAAGAACATGGGGCACCGGGTCGTCCCGATCATTCCCGACGAGGCGCGCACGTTCGGCATGGACGCCTACTTCCCGACCGCGAAGATCTACAACCCCAAGGGTCACACGTACATGTCGGTGGACCGAGAGCTGCTCCTCGCCTACAAGGAGTCCGCGACGGGTCAGATCCTGCACGTCGGCATCAACGAAGCGGGTGCCGTGGCGGCGTTCACCGCAGCGGGCACCTCGTACGCCACGCACGGCGAACCGCTCATCCCCGTGTACGTCTTCTACTCGATGTTCGGGTTCCAGCGAACGGGCGACTCCTTCTGGGCGGCCGCCGACCAGATGACCCGAGGCTTCGTGATCGGCGCGACAGCGGGGCGCACCACGCTCATGGGCGAGGGTTTGCAGCACGGCGACGGTCACTCACCGCTGCTGGCATCGACGAACCCCGCCGTGGTGTCATACGACCCGGCGTACGGGTACGAGCTCGCGCACATCGTGCGCTCCGGCTTCGAGCGCATGTACGGCGGGGAGCACCCTGATCCGAACGTCATGTACTACCTCACGGTCTACAACGAGCCGATCTCGCAGCCCGCGGAGCCCGAGGGCGTCGACGTGGAGGGGATCCTCCGCGGTATGCACCGCGTGGCGCAGGCCGGTGGCGGCTCGATTCCAGCCCAGGTGCTCGCTTCGGGGGTCGCGGTGCCGTGGGCGATCGAAGCGCAGCGCATCCTCGCCGAGGAGTGGGATGTGGCGGCGGACGTCTGGTCGGTCACCTCATGGAGCGAGCTGCGCCGCGAAGCGCTCGACGCCGACGAGGCTGTGCTGCACGAGCGCGCACCGCGCGAGCCCTACGTGACGCAGCGGTTGCGGGAGAGCAGCGGCGGTCCGGTTGTCGCGGTGAGCGATTACATGCGGGCGGTGCAGGATCAGATCGCCCAGTTCGTGCCGCAGCGGTTCCTGTCGCTCGGCGCCGACGGGTTCGGCTTCTCGGACACCCGTGCTGCGGCGCGACGCTTCTTCCGGATCGACGTGGAGTCGATCGTGGTGCGCACGCTGGAGGCGCTCGCGCTCGACGGCGTGATCGCGGCGGATGTGCCGGCGCGTGCGGCCGAGCAGTATCGTCTGCAGGATGTCAACGCCGGCCACACGGGGAATTCGGGCGGCGACGCTTAA
- a CDS encoding nucleobase:cation symporter-2 family protein — protein MSKSTADKGSFPGTIDVQGEPENEKLGVGKSFAYGLQHVLTMYGGIIAPPIIVGNAIGADPDAIALLIASCLFIGGLATILQSVGIPFFGSKLPLVQGTSFASVATMTAIVAGDGTINEIFGAVLAASVMGFLITPFFAQIIRFFPPVVTGIVITAIGLSLIPVAGNWIMGGNAAAPDYGSVQGVGLAGLTLLVVIILSKVGSGMVSRLAILFGLVIGTVIAIPMGLADFSGVFSGQIFAIPTPFAFGWPEFHVASIISMFIVVLVILTETAADILAVGEITGSKVNSRRIANGLRADMVSSMVSPIFNSFTQSAFAQNVGLVAITGVKSRFVVAAGGVILVVLGALPVLGRVAGAIPMPVLGGAGIVLFGTVAASGIRTLSKVSYKDNMNLVIVATSLAFGLLPVVKTDIYSQFPTWFDTIFHSGISSAAIMAILLNIIFNELKFGGGRNKNAFVASPPRMVREDEVQSLEDGDTFVGGKLYSKEGAEIPIVRVNETGTETTSLHIPTADKVRPNTRNVRLPWGRRGN, from the coding sequence ATGAGCAAGAGCACAGCAGACAAGGGGTCCTTCCCGGGGACCATCGACGTCCAAGGAGAACCCGAGAACGAGAAGCTGGGCGTCGGTAAGTCCTTCGCCTACGGTCTGCAGCACGTTCTCACCATGTACGGCGGGATCATCGCCCCGCCCATCATCGTCGGCAATGCGATCGGCGCTGATCCCGACGCCATCGCACTGCTCATCGCCTCGTGCCTGTTCATCGGCGGTCTCGCCACGATCCTGCAGAGCGTGGGCATTCCGTTCTTCGGATCGAAGCTGCCCCTCGTGCAGGGCACCTCCTTCGCCTCGGTCGCGACGATGACCGCCATCGTCGCAGGCGACGGCACCATCAATGAGATCTTCGGCGCCGTGCTCGCAGCCTCCGTCATGGGCTTCTTGATCACGCCGTTCTTCGCCCAGATCATCCGCTTCTTCCCGCCGGTCGTCACCGGCATCGTCATCACCGCGATCGGCCTGTCCCTGATCCCGGTCGCCGGGAACTGGATCATGGGCGGCAACGCCGCTGCGCCCGACTACGGGTCGGTGCAGGGCGTCGGGCTGGCAGGGCTCACCCTGCTCGTCGTCATCATCCTCAGCAAGGTGGGCAGCGGCATGGTGTCGCGCCTCGCGATCCTCTTCGGACTCGTCATTGGCACCGTGATCGCCATCCCGATGGGGCTCGCCGACTTCTCGGGCGTCTTCAGCGGCCAGATCTTCGCGATCCCGACACCCTTCGCCTTCGGGTGGCCCGAGTTCCACGTCGCCTCGATCATCTCCATGTTCATCGTGGTGCTGGTGATCCTCACCGAGACCGCGGCAGACATCCTCGCCGTCGGTGAGATCACCGGTTCCAAGGTGAACTCGCGACGCATCGCCAACGGCCTGCGCGCCGACATGGTGTCGAGCATGGTCTCCCCCATCTTCAACTCATTTACGCAGTCCGCCTTCGCCCAGAACGTCGGCCTCGTCGCGATCACCGGCGTGAAGAGCCGGTTCGTCGTCGCCGCGGGCGGCGTTATCCTCGTGGTCCTCGGCGCACTGCCGGTCCTCGGACGGGTCGCGGGTGCGATCCCGATGCCGGTGCTCGGCGGGGCGGGCATCGTCCTCTTCGGCACCGTCGCCGCGTCCGGAATCCGCACCCTCTCCAAGGTGTCGTACAAGGACAACATGAACCTGGTGATCGTCGCGACGTCGCTCGCGTTCGGGCTCCTGCCGGTCGTCAAGACCGACATCTACTCGCAGTTCCCGACCTGGTTCGACACCATCTTCCACTCGGGCATCTCGTCGGCCGCGATCATGGCGATCCTGCTGAACATCATCTTCAACGAGCTGAAGTTCGGGGGCGGCCGCAACAAGAACGCGTTCGTCGCCAGTCCTCCGCGCATGGTGCGCGAGGACGAGGTGCAGTCGCTCGAGGACGGAGACACCTTCGTCGGAGGCAAGCTCTACTCGAAGGAGGGGGCTGAGATCCCGATCGTGCGCGTCAACGAGACCGGGACCGAAACCACCTCGCTGCACATCCCGACCGCTGACAAGGTCCGCCCCAATACGCGGAACGTCAGGCTCCCCTGGGGGCGGCGCGGCAACTGA
- the pucL gene encoding factor-independent urate hydroxylase: MTSNVQSETKVVLGDNQYGKAENHVVRVTKNGDRHSIEDLTVVSQLHGDFDSAYYDGNNEHVVATDTQKNTVFAFAKDGIGSPEDFLLRLGQHFVDDFDWVSGGRWGARQVTWERIAVNGEGHDHSFFRGGSGGETRTAIVKIDGGQHHVVAGLEDLSVLKTTESGFVGYPRDQYTTLPETTDRILATSVTARWLYNTTDVDFNATYESVKRVMLETFTNHYSRALQETQYLMGKAVIEAHPEIDEIKFSMPNLHHFVVDLEPFGLENPNEVFWAAHSPYGLIEGTLRRDGLGDTDAIWKGIPAFV, from the coding sequence ATGACGAGCAACGTTCAGTCCGAGACCAAGGTCGTTCTCGGTGACAACCAGTACGGCAAGGCCGAGAACCACGTCGTACGTGTCACCAAGAACGGCGACCGCCACTCGATCGAAGACCTGACGGTCGTATCGCAGTTGCACGGCGACTTCGACTCGGCCTACTACGACGGCAACAACGAGCACGTGGTCGCCACCGACACGCAGAAGAACACGGTGTTCGCGTTCGCGAAGGACGGCATCGGGTCGCCAGAAGACTTCCTGCTCCGTCTCGGCCAGCACTTTGTGGACGATTTCGACTGGGTGTCAGGCGGCCGCTGGGGCGCCCGCCAGGTGACCTGGGAGCGCATCGCCGTGAACGGCGAGGGTCACGACCACTCGTTCTTCCGCGGCGGTTCGGGCGGAGAGACCCGCACCGCCATCGTGAAGATCGACGGTGGTCAGCATCATGTGGTGGCCGGGCTGGAGGATCTCTCGGTCCTCAAGACCACGGAGTCCGGGTTCGTCGGATACCCCCGTGATCAGTACACGACGCTCCCCGAGACGACCGATCGCATCCTCGCGACGAGCGTGACCGCCCGGTGGCTCTACAACACCACCGACGTCGACTTCAACGCTACGTACGAGTCGGTCAAGCGGGTGATGCTCGAGACCTTCACGAATCACTATTCGCGAGCGCTGCAGGAGACGCAGTACCTGATGGGCAAGGCGGTCATCGAGGCGCACCCCGAGATCGACGAGATCAAGTTCTCGATGCCGAACCTGCACCACTTCGTCGTGGATCTCGAGCCGTTCGGCCTGGAGAACCCGAACGAGGTCTTCTGGGCGGCGCACAGCCCCTACGGGCTCATCGAGGGCACGCTCCGCCGCGACGGTCTCGGCGACACCGACGCGATCTGGAAGGGCATTCCCGCCTTCGTGTGA
- the uraH gene encoding hydroxyisourate hydrolase: MSHITTHILDASLGRPAADVRVLLETGAGDAVAEGRTNSDGRVGELGPERLDPGHYRLRFEVAEYFAASGTPTFYPVVTIDFTVADAEQHYHVPLLISPFAYSTYRGS; this comes from the coding sequence ATGAGTCACATCACCACGCACATTCTCGATGCGTCGCTCGGCCGGCCTGCCGCCGACGTCCGGGTACTGCTCGAGACGGGAGCTGGCGACGCCGTCGCCGAGGGCCGCACGAACAGCGACGGCCGCGTCGGTGAGCTCGGCCCCGAACGGCTCGATCCCGGCCACTACCGTCTGCGCTTCGAGGTCGCCGAGTACTTCGCCGCCAGCGGCACGCCGACCTTCTACCCGGTCGTCACGATCGACTTCACGGTCGCTGACGCCGAGCAGCACTACCACGTTCCCCTACTCATCAGTCCGTTCGCCTACTCAACCTACCGAGGGAGCTAA
- the uraD gene encoding 2-oxo-4-hydroxy-4-carboxy-5-ureidoimidazoline decarboxylase yields MSLESFNAQSPDAAAAVIRPCADIDRWVDAIVASRPYASVADALALADREARTWTAEDVDAALALHPRIGERAGGDSAEAALSRNEQSSVGADEAAAQALLDGNRAYEDRFGRVFLIRAAGRSASEILAELRRRLNNDSETESAEVAQQLREIALLRLEGILTA; encoded by the coding sequence ATGTCGCTCGAATCCTTCAACGCGCAATCCCCGGATGCCGCAGCCGCGGTCATCCGACCCTGCGCGGACATCGACCGGTGGGTCGACGCCATCGTCGCATCGCGCCCCTACGCCTCCGTCGCCGATGCGCTCGCGCTCGCCGACCGCGAGGCACGCACCTGGACGGCAGAGGACGTCGACGCCGCTCTCGCTCTCCACCCTCGCATCGGCGAGCGCGCGGGCGGCGACTCCGCCGAGGCGGCACTCTCGCGCAACGAGCAGTCGAGTGTCGGCGCTGACGAGGCCGCGGCGCAAGCGCTGCTGGACGGGAACCGGGCATACGAGGATCGGTTCGGTCGGGTCTTCCTCATCCGTGCCGCCGGGCGATCCGCTTCCGAGATCCTCGCCGAACTCCGTCGTCGCCTCAACAACGACTCGGAGACCGAGTCCGCCGAGGTCGCGCAGCAGCTCCGTGAGATCGCCCTGCTCAGACTGGAAGGAATCCTGACCGCATGA
- a CDS encoding SDR family oxidoreductase: MNDLQWTDRRVAVVTGAGSGIGRATALEFARRGWALALLGRRDDPLRRTAEAAGAPTLVLPVDVTRPADVDTVFQQIGEEFGRIDVLFNNAGSFGPSGRVDEVDFDEWARTLDVNVTGTLVCAASAFRIMREQQPGGGRIINNGSVSARRPRPRSVAYTASKHAVTGITRSIALDGRPFGITATQIDIGNAETELLSGIGAGTGAAQPDGSFRAEPVFPPEHAARMVVDVAELPASTAVHELVITATGMPYDGRG; encoded by the coding sequence ATGAATGACCTGCAGTGGACAGATCGGCGCGTGGCCGTCGTGACCGGAGCCGGATCGGGCATCGGTCGGGCGACCGCCCTCGAGTTCGCGCGGCGCGGCTGGGCGCTGGCACTCCTCGGACGAAGAGACGATCCGCTCCGACGGACGGCGGAGGCCGCGGGAGCCCCGACGCTCGTGCTGCCGGTCGACGTCACACGGCCCGCCGACGTCGACACGGTGTTCCAGCAGATCGGAGAAGAGTTCGGCCGGATCGACGTGCTCTTCAACAACGCAGGCTCGTTCGGTCCCTCTGGCCGCGTAGACGAGGTCGACTTCGACGAGTGGGCGCGCACGCTCGACGTGAACGTGACCGGCACACTCGTGTGCGCCGCATCGGCCTTCCGGATCATGCGCGAACAGCAGCCAGGTGGAGGCCGCATCATCAACAACGGTTCGGTCTCCGCCCGACGACCCCGCCCGCGCTCGGTCGCATACACGGCGAGCAAGCACGCCGTGACCGGCATCACCAGGTCCATCGCGCTCGATGGGCGCCCGTTCGGCATCACCGCCACACAGATCGACATCGGCAACGCCGAGACCGAGTTACTCTCGGGCATCGGCGCCGGGACCGGGGCGGCGCAGCCGGACGGCTCGTTCCGAGCCGAACCCGTGTTCCCGCCTGAGCATGCCGCGCGCATGGTCGTCGACGTCGCCGAGCTGCCGGCGTCCACCGCGGTCCACGAGCTGGTCATCACCGCGACAGGGATGCCGTACGACGGGAGGGGGTAG
- the bcp gene encoding thioredoxin-dependent thiol peroxidase, translated as MSQIGPELQPGDTPPAFSLSDAEGRSVSSADLAGRQTIVYFYPAAFTPGCTTEACDFRDNLGSLEGAGYDVIGISGDDQETLARFAEEDALDFTLLSDPDHAVAQAWGAWGEKVVGGETRIGALRSTFVLDADGRVRSAEYRVDAAGHVGRLRDQLGV; from the coding sequence ATGAGCCAGATCGGTCCGGAACTGCAGCCGGGGGACACGCCCCCCGCTTTCTCGCTGAGCGACGCGGAGGGGCGGTCGGTGTCCTCTGCCGATCTCGCCGGTCGTCAGACCATTGTCTACTTCTATCCCGCCGCGTTCACCCCAGGGTGTACCACTGAGGCCTGCGACTTTCGGGATAATCTGGGGTCGCTCGAGGGTGCGGGCTACGACGTCATCGGGATCTCCGGAGACGATCAGGAGACGCTGGCCCGATTCGCGGAGGAGGACGCCCTCGACTTCACGCTGCTGAGCGACCCCGACCACGCTGTGGCGCAGGCCTGGGGTGCCTGGGGTGAGAAGGTCGTCGGTGGCGAGACCCGTATCGGCGCGCTGCGCTCAACCTTCGTGCTCGACGCCGACGGGCGGGTACGGAGCGCCGAGTATCGTGTGGACGCGGCCGGGCACGTCGGGCGATTGCGCGACCAGCTCGGAGTGTGA
- a CDS encoding PIG-L family deacetylase: MTEDPKTWFAGVPRVLFVHAHPDDETIITGGTLAALAAAGQEPLLVTLSRGEQGEVVPGTTEATDPQGLAAHRMTELAAALAALGVERHVFLGAGPARAEGLPPRIYEDSGMSWGADGRATAAPEADDEALTAAPVMEVLNDLVAAAHDAGAGAIVSYDHGGGYGHPDHVLAHRAARAVAHALEVPFWEAVPLDAAADDGSVERYDISPWLDRKVAALRAHASQVTVDGDALVHVGGQRQPIDTVEAFRRLEA, translated from the coding sequence ATGACCGAGGATCCGAAGACCTGGTTCGCGGGTGTTCCGCGTGTACTCTTCGTTCACGCCCACCCCGATGATGAGACGATCATCACGGGCGGCACGCTCGCGGCGCTCGCCGCAGCCGGCCAGGAGCCGTTGCTGGTGACGCTGTCTCGCGGCGAGCAGGGAGAGGTCGTCCCGGGGACGACGGAGGCGACCGACCCGCAGGGCCTCGCTGCCCACCGGATGACCGAGCTCGCGGCAGCGCTCGCCGCTCTGGGCGTCGAGCGGCACGTCTTCCTCGGAGCAGGCCCCGCACGGGCGGAGGGCCTCCCGCCGCGCATCTACGAGGACTCGGGGATGTCGTGGGGAGCTGACGGGCGGGCGACGGCGGCCCCGGAGGCGGACGACGAGGCGTTGACGGCAGCGCCCGTCATGGAGGTGCTGAACGACCTCGTGGCCGCTGCGCACGACGCCGGAGCCGGTGCGATCGTGAGTTACGACCACGGTGGTGGGTACGGACACCCGGATCACGTGCTCGCGCATCGTGCGGCCCGTGCGGTCGCGCACGCCCTCGAGGTTCCTTTCTGGGAAGCGGTGCCCCTCGATGCCGCGGCCGACGACGGCTCAGTGGAACGGTACGACATTTCGCCCTGGCTCGATCGGAAGGTCGCCGCCCTGCGCGCGCACGCGTCGCAGGTGACGGTGGACGGTGACGCCCTCGTGCACGTCGGGGGGCAGCGGCAGCCCATCGACACGGTGGAGGCGTTCAGGCGGCTCGAAGCCTGA
- a CDS encoding CCA tRNA nucleotidyltransferase — MRPLAESMRALSDIAASEPVRTLAAAFHAAGHEFALVGGPVRDALLGRRVTDLDFTTSARPEETERVLAGVSAKIWHVGQAYGTIAARVAGETVEVTTYRAETYRDDSRKPEVTFGETIEDDLVRRDFSINAMALLLPEMKLVDVSGGVEDLLAGLIRTPGAPEASFSDDPLRILRAARFAGQLGFTVSDETRAAMSDLADRLDIVSAERIRDEIVKLLGADDPVPGIRLLVDAGVARRFLPELTELVSAQDELGRHKDVYEHSLTVLSQAIELEQQRSPASDAAPDIVLRLAALLHDIGKPATRRFERGGVTFHHHDVVGAKLARKRLRELRFDNATVKSVSRLIELHLRFFGYSDQQWTDAAVRRYVRDAGEVLDQLHILTRADVTTRNRRKAERLEHAYDDIERRIAELAEAEELAAVRPDLDGERIMEILGIPPGPLVGKAYKYLLEVRLDEGPLDEPEATRRLLDWFAKEK; from the coding sequence ATGCGACCTCTCGCTGAATCGATGCGTGCCCTGAGCGATATCGCGGCCTCCGAGCCCGTGCGCACCCTGGCGGCCGCGTTCCATGCCGCGGGACACGAGTTCGCGCTCGTCGGCGGACCGGTGCGCGACGCGTTGCTCGGGCGCCGGGTGACCGACCTCGACTTCACGACGTCGGCTCGGCCGGAGGAGACGGAGCGCGTGCTCGCCGGTGTGAGCGCGAAGATCTGGCACGTCGGCCAGGCATACGGGACGATCGCGGCCCGGGTCGCCGGTGAGACCGTCGAAGTGACGACGTACCGGGCCGAGACCTACCGGGACGACTCGCGGAAGCCCGAGGTGACCTTCGGGGAGACCATCGAAGACGATCTCGTGCGCCGCGACTTCTCCATCAATGCCATGGCGCTGCTGCTGCCCGAGATGAAACTCGTCGATGTCTCGGGCGGCGTCGAGGATTTGCTCGCCGGGCTCATCCGGACGCCGGGGGCGCCGGAGGCCTCGTTCTCCGACGACCCGCTCAGGATTCTGCGCGCCGCCCGTTTCGCAGGTCAACTGGGGTTCACGGTCTCCGATGAGACACGCGCAGCCATGAGCGACCTCGCCGACCGTCTCGACATCGTCTCCGCCGAGCGGATCAGGGACGAAATCGTAAAGCTGCTCGGCGCCGACGACCCGGTTCCGGGAATCCGATTGCTCGTCGACGCGGGGGTGGCCAGACGCTTTCTGCCGGAGCTCACGGAGCTCGTGTCGGCGCAGGACGAGCTCGGCAGACACAAGGACGTCTACGAGCACAGCCTCACGGTGCTCAGCCAGGCGATCGAGCTCGAGCAGCAGCGCAGCCCGGCGAGCGACGCTGCTCCGGACATCGTGCTCCGCCTCGCCGCACTGCTGCACGACATCGGAAAACCGGCGACGCGGCGGTTCGAGCGCGGCGGCGTGACGTTCCACCACCACGATGTGGTCGGAGCGAAGCTCGCCCGCAAGCGCCTGCGCGAGCTGCGCTTCGACAACGCGACGGTCAAGTCAGTCTCTCGCCTGATCGAGCTGCACCTCCGCTTCTTCGGGTACAGCGATCAGCAGTGGACCGACGCAGCGGTGCGGCGCTATGTGCGCGACGCCGGGGAGGTGCTCGACCAGCTCCACATCCTTACCCGCGCCGATGTCACGACCCGCAACCGGCGCAAGGCCGAGCGGCTCGAGCACGCCTATGACGACATCGAACGCCGGATCGCGGAGCTCGCGGAGGCCGAAGAGCTCGCCGCGGTCCGCCCGGATCTCGACGGGGAGCGGATCATGGAGATCCTCGGCATACCGCCTGGTCCCCTCGTCGGAAAGGCCTACAAGTATCTGCTCGAGGTTCGCCTCGACGAGGGGCCCCTCGACGAGCCGGAGGCGACCCGACGACTGCTGGACTGGTTCGCGAAGGAGAAGTGA